One window of the Populus nigra chromosome 4, ddPopNigr1.1, whole genome shotgun sequence genome contains the following:
- the LOC133691812 gene encoding protein NODULATION SIGNALING PATHWAY 2-like codes for MAMAIDGTKFELDFSGYSSTTTTTPTISTENEHDHACNWNDWSPMVDWETLSGPHDDFQDLIDSMMDDGALMNQSSRLTPDTSNSMSTSDTVFVDEETSCSNDFKGLRLVHLLIAAAEALTGLNKNSDLARVILVRLKELVSPNDGTNMERLAAYFTDALQGLLEGTGGIHSNKHHSVTNNGPYHHHHRDDPQQHHHQNDALAAFQLLQDMSPYVKFGHFTANQAILEAVADDRRIHIVDYDIMEGIQWASLMQALVSRKDGPPTPHLKITAMSRGGSSRRSIGTVQETGRRLVAFAASIGQPFSFHQCRLDSDETFRPSALKLVRGEALVMNCMLHLPHFSCRAPDSVASYLSGAKTLNPRLITMVEEEVGPIGDGGFVGRFMDSLHHYSAFYDSMEAGFPMQRRARALVERVILGPRISGSLARIYRARGEEVCPWWEWLAARGFQPVKVSFANNCQAKLLLGVFNDGYRVEELASNRLVLGWKSRRLLSASIWTSPSDPDL; via the coding sequence ATGGCCATGGCTATAGATGGAACCAAATTTGAGCTCGACTTTTCCGGCTATAGCAGCACAACCACCACAACCCCCACCATTTCCACCGAAAATGAACATGACCATGCCTGCAATTGGAACGACTGGTCTCCAATGGTCGACTGGGAGACCTTATCTGGCCCCCACGATGACTTTCAAGACCTCATCGATTCCATGATGGATGATGGAGCATTAATGAATCAAAGTAGTCGCTTGACACCAGACACGAGCAACTCCATGTCCACAAGTGACACTGTGTTTGTCGATGAAGAAACAAGCTGCAGCAACGATTTCAAGGGTTTGCGGTTAGTTCATCTATTGATAGCTGCGGCCGAGGCACTTACTGGTCTAAACAAGAACAGTGATCTGGCTCGGGTGATATTGGTTCGGCTCAAGGAGTTGGTGTCCCCAAATGATGGAACCAACATGGAAAGATTAGCTGCTTATTTCACTGATGCCTTGCAAGGTTTACTAGAAGGCACTGGTGGTATTCACAGTAATAAACATCATTCGGTAACCAACAATGGGCcttatcatcatcaccatcgcGACGATCCTCAACAACATCACCATCAAAATGATGCTCTTGCAGCCTTTCAGCTACTGCAAGACATGTCGCCTTATGTCAAGTTTGGGCATTTCACTGCCAATCAGGCAATTTTGGAAGCTGTAGCTGATGATAGGAGGATTCATATTGTGGATTATGATATCATGGAAGGGATCCAATGGGCTTCTCTGATGCAAGCTTTAGTCTCCAGGAAGGATGGCCCACCAACCCCACACCTTAAGATCACAGCTATGTCAAGGGGTGGCAGTAGTCGGAGGTCTATTGGGACCGTCCAAGAAACGGGACGTCGTTTAGTGGCCTTTGCTGCATCAATCGGCCAACCCTTTTCTTTCCATCAGTGCAGGTTAGACTCCGATGAAACATTTAGACCATCTGCTTTGAAGTTAGTTAGAGGGGAGGCATTGGTTATGAATTGTATGTTACACCTTCCTCATTTTAGTTGCCGGGCACCCGATTCTGTTGCTTCGTATTTATCCGGAGCCAAGACATTGAACCCGAGATTAATAACcatggtggaggaggaggtgggGCCCATTGGGGATGGAGGGTTTGTGGGTCGGTTCATGGACTCATTGCACCACTACTCTGCCTTTTATGATTCGATGGAGGCGGGTTTTCCGATGCAGCGTCGGGCTCGGGCTTTAGTTGAAAGAGTGATTTTGGGGCCCAGGATTTCCGGGTCATTGGCTCGGATCTATAGGGCACGTGGAGAAGAGGTTTGCCCATGGTGGGAGTGGTTGGCTGCGCGGGGGTTTCAGCCAGTTAAAGTAAGCTTTGCCAATAATTGTCAAGCAAAGCTTTTGCTGGGAGTTTTTAATGATGGGTACAGGGTGGAGGAATTGGCTAGCAACAGGCTCGTCCTTGGTTGGAAATCTAGACGTTTACTATCAGCCTCTATTTGGACCTCTCCTTCTGACCCTGATTtgtaa
- the LOC133691038 gene encoding DIS3-like exonuclease 2 isoform X2 — protein MGCSSSKQLELDLHVLSERGPTTVSRIAYSSMPTMHVNEQQEDVVLSDLDGSMLAKSCTEPIGGGGPHGKLLPFHQFEGQAQSKIFAPYWSTETVNEALEKGDVFKVLFRVNAHNRLEAYCKIEGVPTDVLISGIAAQNRAMDGDVVVIEVDPLSFWTKMKGSNAPSNNPTAEDSNLHLEANGKVGGGCKGTSTMNLDLECADFGNSLAPQKGVHYDESACAGEVVHDNYVNGYHQSASESSLAVPSTGQDEVSNSVGRICAMLSLYPSKRPTGRVVAIVEKSPRRDVIVGFLNVKQWFYYREGCRQNAKKNKSSLSISNHEYIEMMPTDPRFPKLMVLVSVLPDCIKKRLENEDATVEMELVAAQIDNWSDKSPFPEAHVSCIFGRGSEMESQINAILHENAICCSEFSPESLSCLPSNTWEVPKDEIQNRKDIRNLCIFTIDPSSATDLDDALSVQKLPNGLVRVGVHIADVSYFVLPDTALDIEAQFRSTSVYMLRRKIPMLPPLLSENLGSLNPGVDRLAFSIFWDFNSSGNVVDRWIDRTVIHSCCKLSYEHAQDIVDGMIDTETCNTFGDSLPQLHGHFEWADVIGSVICLHEISKTLREKRFDNGALRLESSKIFFLFDEYGVPYDSSLCERKDSNFIVEEFMLLANFTAAEIISRAFPDSALLRRHPGPNMRKLREFEAFCCKHGLELDTSSGNFQQSLERIKEKLKDDPELFNILINYASRPMQLATYFCSGDLKDNMNDWGHYALAVPLYTHFTSPLRRYPDIVVHRTLAAAIEAEQLYMMDRRMSLKVRPGEEGTRCFTGICFCKDVAESAEGKEALSAAALKHRIPCPELLSHVAAYCNERKLASRHVKDACDKLYMWVSVKRKEVLLSDARVLGLGPRFMSIYINKLAIERRIYYDEVEGLTVEWLEATSTLVLNIRASKRSVRRAGSGYYKALGEVAWVINPHDHNLEPDMESTKGCSASQHSDAILKSEIDPSAFPLTVRLLSTIPVALHAIGGDDGPPDIGVRLFMSSYFT, from the exons ATGGGTTGCTCATCTTCGAAGCAGCTGGAATTAGATTTGCATGTCCTCAGCGAGCGTGGACCAACCACAGTGTCAAGGATCGCCTATAGTTCTATGCCAACTATGCATGTAAACGAACAACAAGAAGACGTAGTGCTATCTGATCTTGATGGATCAATGCTTGCTAAGTCATGCACCGAACCAATTGGTGGTGGAGGCCCCCATGGAAAATTGCTTCCTTTTCACCAGTTTGAGGGCCAAGCTCAGAGTAAAATCTTTGCTCCATACTGGTCCACGGAGACTGTTAACGAGGCATTAGAG AAAGGTGATGTATTTAAAGTCTTATTTCGTGTAAATGCTCACAATAGACTCGAG GCATACTGCAAAATTGAGGGAGTACCTACAGATGTTCTCATCAGTGGAATTGCTGCACAAAACAGGGCT ATGGATGGTGATGTTGTGGTCATCGAGGTAGATCCTTTGTCATTCTGGACCAAAATGAAAGGGTCAAATGCACCATCAAACAATCCCACAGCAGAAGATAGCAATTTACATCTTGAAGCCAATGGAAAAGTTGGTGGTGGCTGCAAAGGTACAAGTACAATGAACTTGGATTTGGAGTGTGCTGATTTTGGAAACTCCTTGGCTCCTCAGAAGGGGGTTCATTATGATGAGAGTGCTTGTGCTGGTGAAGTTGTTCATGATAATTATGTTAATGGGTATCACCAGTCAGCTTCAGAGTCTTCACTCGCTGTTCCTTCTACTGGGCAGGATGAAGTTTCAAATAGTGTGGGGAGGATTTGTGCCATGCTTAGTTTATACCCATCAAAAAGACCAACTGGTAGAGTTGTTGCTATCGTTGAAAAATCTCCTCGTCGAGACGTTATTGTTGGTTTTCTCAATGTTAAGCAATGGTTTTATTACAGGGAAGGCTGTAGACAAAATGCAAAAAAGAATAAGAGCTCGCTatcaatttcaaaccatgaATACATCGAGATGATGCCCACCGATCCAAGATTCCCAAAACTGATGGTCCTTGTGAGCGTTTTACCTGACTGCATCAAGAAAAGGTTGGAGAATGAAGATGCAACAGTTGAAATGGAGTTGGTAGCTGCACAGATCGATAATTGGAGTGACAAAAGTCCCTTTCCAGAAGCCCATGTCTCATGTATTTTTGGACGGGGCAGTGAAATGGAGTCACAAATCAATgctattttacatgaaaatgcAATTTGTTGCTCTGAATTTTCTCCTGAATCACTATCCTGTCTTCCAAGCAATACCTGGGAGGTGCCAAAAGAtgaaatacaaaatagaaaagatattaGGAATTTGTGCATATTTACCATCGACCCTTCTAGTGCTACTGATTTAGATGATGCTCTCTCAGTTCAAAAGTTACCCAATGGCCTTGTCAGAGTGGGTGTCCACATTGCAGACGTGTCATATTTTGTTTTACCTGACACAGCCTTAGACATAGAAGCTCAATTTCGATCTACCAGTGTTTATATGTTGCGGCGCAAAATACCAATGTTGCCTCCATTGCTTTCAGAGAATTTAGGTTCTCTTAACCCTGGAGTTGATAGGCTTGCATTCTCTATCTTCTGGGACTTCAACAGTTCTGGGAATGTTGTGGATCGTTGGATTGACCGCACTGTGATACATTCTTGCTGCAAGCTTTCATATGAACATGCCCAGGACATTGTCGATGGGATGATTGATACAGAGACTTGCAACACCTTTGGAGATAGCCTTCCACAGTTGCATGGTCATTTTGAATGGGCAGATGTAATTGGATCTGTTATATGTCttcatgaaatttcaaagacCTTAAGGGAAAAGAGGTTTGATAATGGGGCTTTACGGCTTGAAAgttctaaaatttttttcttgtttgatgaaTATGGAGTTCCATATGACAGCAGTCTTTGTGAACGAAAGGACtctaattttattgttgagGAGTTTATGCTTTTGGCGAACTTCACTGCTGCTGAAATCATATCTAGAGCTTTTCCAGATAGTGCATTACTGCGGAGGCACCCTGGACCTAATATGCGGAAACTCAGAGAGTTTGAAGCTTTTTGTTGCAAGCATGGTTTAGAATTGGACACTTCTTCTGGTAACTTCCAACAATCCTTAGAGCGCATCAAGGAAAAGCTCAAGGATGACCCTGAGCTATTTAATATTCTTATCAACTATGCTTCAAGGCCAATGCAGTTGGCGACCTACTTTTGTAGTGGTGATTTGAAAGATAATATGAATGATTGGGGTCATTATGCACTGGCTGTTCCTCTCTACACGCATTTCACTTCACCACTGCGCCGATATCCTGATATTGTTGTCCATCGAACACTGGCCGCAGCAATAGAAGCGGAGCAATTGTATATGATGGATAGAAGAATGTCTCTTAAAGTGAGGCCAGGGGAAGAAGGGACAAGGTGTTTCActggtatttgtttttgcaaagaTGTTGCAGAATCCGCAGAAGGCAAGGAAGCATTATCAGCTGCAGCATTAAAGCATAGAATTCCTTGCCCAGAGTTACTTTCACATGTTGCAGCTTATTGTAATGAGAGAAAGCTGGCTAGCAGGCATGTCAAGGATGCCTGTGATAAGCTGTACATGTGGGTTTCGGTGAAGAGGAAGGAG GTTTTATTGTCTGATGCCAGAGTTTTGGGTCTTGGTCCAAGGTTTATGTCCATTTATATCAACAAACTAGCT ATTGAACGGCGTATATATTATGATGAAGTTGAAGGCCTGACAGTGGAATGGCTTGAAGCCACATCGACACTGGTGCTAAATATACGCGCCTCCAAACGCTCAGTTAGGAGAGCAGGCTCGGGGTATTACAAGGCGCTTGGTGAGGTTGCATGGGTCATAAATCCTCATGATCATAACTTGGAACCTGACATGGAGAGTACCAAGGGATGTAGTGCAAGCCAGCATTCCGATGCCATTTTGAAATCTGAAATTGATCCTTCGGCTTTCCCTCTCACAGTGCGTCTTCTCTCAACAATCCCTGTTGCCCTTCATGCAATTGGCGGGGATGATGGGCCCCCTGATATTGGGGTGCGTCTATTCATGAGCTCATATTTTACCTAA
- the LOC133691040 gene encoding uncharacterized protein LOC133691040 produces the protein MKKKRKEKESREREGERERERRIGEMKGVGGPLLCIGDLLNDLAEKEEEEEDVVSAAAAAAAAADRWSPPSSVSDSKNNSLQSLDLTKLFQEEYDRLNQALDGTDHSWTALTLKLCTSLETANKLVQSTNSNVGLLSEKVEGLEKIVRRGDSAVAAARAIHVSLNQKGGPFNGSQNV, from the exons atgaaaaagaaaagaaaagaaaaggaatccagagagagagagggagagagagagagagagcgtcggATCGGAGAGATGAAAGGAGTAGGAGGGCCACTGCTATGCATAGGAGATTTATTAAACGATCTTGcagaaaaggaggaagaagaagaagatgttgtctccgcagcagcagcagcagcagcagcagctgatCGGTGGTCTCCTCCATCATCAGTTTCTGATTCCAAAAATAACAGCCTTCAATCCTTAGACCTCACCAAACTCTTCCAG GAAGAGTATGACCGCTTGAATCAAGCACTTGACGGAACTGATCACTCATGGACTGCTCTTACTCTTAAG TTATGCACTTCCCTAGAAACTGCAAACAAATTGGTTCAATCGACAAACTCGAATGTTGGGTTGCTGTCTGAGAAAGTTGAAGGGCTGGAGAAAATTGTTAGGAGAGGAGACTCAGCTGTAGCAGCAGCCAGGGCCATCCATGTTTCTCTAAACCAAAAGGGAGGACCATTTAATGGCAGTCAGAATGTCTAA
- the LOC133691038 gene encoding DIS3-like exonuclease 2 isoform X1 has protein sequence MKSSSEQSPVMVVVRSEDSGDREKEKKKNKRRSNRRSKQNSPNPAFSSQNDLRGESSVSVGNGGKTRCYTSSMGCSSSKQLELDLHVLSERGPTTVSRIAYSSMPTMHVNEQQEDVVLSDLDGSMLAKSCTEPIGGGGPHGKLLPFHQFEGQAQSKIFAPYWSTETVNEALEKGDVFKVLFRVNAHNRLEAYCKIEGVPTDVLISGIAAQNRAMDGDVVVIEVDPLSFWTKMKGSNAPSNNPTAEDSNLHLEANGKVGGGCKGTSTMNLDLECADFGNSLAPQKGVHYDESACAGEVVHDNYVNGYHQSASESSLAVPSTGQDEVSNSVGRICAMLSLYPSKRPTGRVVAIVEKSPRRDVIVGFLNVKQWFYYREGCRQNAKKNKSSLSISNHEYIEMMPTDPRFPKLMVLVSVLPDCIKKRLENEDATVEMELVAAQIDNWSDKSPFPEAHVSCIFGRGSEMESQINAILHENAICCSEFSPESLSCLPSNTWEVPKDEIQNRKDIRNLCIFTIDPSSATDLDDALSVQKLPNGLVRVGVHIADVSYFVLPDTALDIEAQFRSTSVYMLRRKIPMLPPLLSENLGSLNPGVDRLAFSIFWDFNSSGNVVDRWIDRTVIHSCCKLSYEHAQDIVDGMIDTETCNTFGDSLPQLHGHFEWADVIGSVICLHEISKTLREKRFDNGALRLESSKIFFLFDEYGVPYDSSLCERKDSNFIVEEFMLLANFTAAEIISRAFPDSALLRRHPGPNMRKLREFEAFCCKHGLELDTSSGNFQQSLERIKEKLKDDPELFNILINYASRPMQLATYFCSGDLKDNMNDWGHYALAVPLYTHFTSPLRRYPDIVVHRTLAAAIEAEQLYMMDRRMSLKVRPGEEGTRCFTGICFCKDVAESAEGKEALSAAALKHRIPCPELLSHVAAYCNERKLASRHVKDACDKLYMWVSVKRKEVLLSDARVLGLGPRFMSIYINKLAIERRIYYDEVEGLTVEWLEATSTLVLNIRASKRSVRRAGSGYYKALGEVAWVINPHDHNLEPDMESTKGCSASQHSDAILKSEIDPSAFPLTVRLLSTIPVALHAIGGDDGPPDIGVRLFMSSYFT, from the exons ATGAAAAGTTCGAGTGAGCAATCGCCAGTGATGGTGGTTGTGAGGTCTGAGGATAGTGGTGACagggagaaggagaagaagaagaacaagcgCCGATCTAATCGCCGATCCAAACAGAACTCTCCCAATCCAG CTTTCAGTTCACAAAATGATCTACGTGGGGAATCATCAGTGTCTGTTGGAAATGGTGGCAAAACAAGGTGTTATACATCGTCTATGGGTTGCTCATCTTCGAAGCAGCTGGAATTAGATTTGCATGTCCTCAGCGAGCGTGGACCAACCACAGTGTCAAGGATCGCCTATAGTTCTATGCCAACTATGCATGTAAACGAACAACAAGAAGACGTAGTGCTATCTGATCTTGATGGATCAATGCTTGCTAAGTCATGCACCGAACCAATTGGTGGTGGAGGCCCCCATGGAAAATTGCTTCCTTTTCACCAGTTTGAGGGCCAAGCTCAGAGTAAAATCTTTGCTCCATACTGGTCCACGGAGACTGTTAACGAGGCATTAGAG AAAGGTGATGTATTTAAAGTCTTATTTCGTGTAAATGCTCACAATAGACTCGAG GCATACTGCAAAATTGAGGGAGTACCTACAGATGTTCTCATCAGTGGAATTGCTGCACAAAACAGGGCT ATGGATGGTGATGTTGTGGTCATCGAGGTAGATCCTTTGTCATTCTGGACCAAAATGAAAGGGTCAAATGCACCATCAAACAATCCCACAGCAGAAGATAGCAATTTACATCTTGAAGCCAATGGAAAAGTTGGTGGTGGCTGCAAAGGTACAAGTACAATGAACTTGGATTTGGAGTGTGCTGATTTTGGAAACTCCTTGGCTCCTCAGAAGGGGGTTCATTATGATGAGAGTGCTTGTGCTGGTGAAGTTGTTCATGATAATTATGTTAATGGGTATCACCAGTCAGCTTCAGAGTCTTCACTCGCTGTTCCTTCTACTGGGCAGGATGAAGTTTCAAATAGTGTGGGGAGGATTTGTGCCATGCTTAGTTTATACCCATCAAAAAGACCAACTGGTAGAGTTGTTGCTATCGTTGAAAAATCTCCTCGTCGAGACGTTATTGTTGGTTTTCTCAATGTTAAGCAATGGTTTTATTACAGGGAAGGCTGTAGACAAAATGCAAAAAAGAATAAGAGCTCGCTatcaatttcaaaccatgaATACATCGAGATGATGCCCACCGATCCAAGATTCCCAAAACTGATGGTCCTTGTGAGCGTTTTACCTGACTGCATCAAGAAAAGGTTGGAGAATGAAGATGCAACAGTTGAAATGGAGTTGGTAGCTGCACAGATCGATAATTGGAGTGACAAAAGTCCCTTTCCAGAAGCCCATGTCTCATGTATTTTTGGACGGGGCAGTGAAATGGAGTCACAAATCAATgctattttacatgaaaatgcAATTTGTTGCTCTGAATTTTCTCCTGAATCACTATCCTGTCTTCCAAGCAATACCTGGGAGGTGCCAAAAGAtgaaatacaaaatagaaaagatattaGGAATTTGTGCATATTTACCATCGACCCTTCTAGTGCTACTGATTTAGATGATGCTCTCTCAGTTCAAAAGTTACCCAATGGCCTTGTCAGAGTGGGTGTCCACATTGCAGACGTGTCATATTTTGTTTTACCTGACACAGCCTTAGACATAGAAGCTCAATTTCGATCTACCAGTGTTTATATGTTGCGGCGCAAAATACCAATGTTGCCTCCATTGCTTTCAGAGAATTTAGGTTCTCTTAACCCTGGAGTTGATAGGCTTGCATTCTCTATCTTCTGGGACTTCAACAGTTCTGGGAATGTTGTGGATCGTTGGATTGACCGCACTGTGATACATTCTTGCTGCAAGCTTTCATATGAACATGCCCAGGACATTGTCGATGGGATGATTGATACAGAGACTTGCAACACCTTTGGAGATAGCCTTCCACAGTTGCATGGTCATTTTGAATGGGCAGATGTAATTGGATCTGTTATATGTCttcatgaaatttcaaagacCTTAAGGGAAAAGAGGTTTGATAATGGGGCTTTACGGCTTGAAAgttctaaaatttttttcttgtttgatgaaTATGGAGTTCCATATGACAGCAGTCTTTGTGAACGAAAGGACtctaattttattgttgagGAGTTTATGCTTTTGGCGAACTTCACTGCTGCTGAAATCATATCTAGAGCTTTTCCAGATAGTGCATTACTGCGGAGGCACCCTGGACCTAATATGCGGAAACTCAGAGAGTTTGAAGCTTTTTGTTGCAAGCATGGTTTAGAATTGGACACTTCTTCTGGTAACTTCCAACAATCCTTAGAGCGCATCAAGGAAAAGCTCAAGGATGACCCTGAGCTATTTAATATTCTTATCAACTATGCTTCAAGGCCAATGCAGTTGGCGACCTACTTTTGTAGTGGTGATTTGAAAGATAATATGAATGATTGGGGTCATTATGCACTGGCTGTTCCTCTCTACACGCATTTCACTTCACCACTGCGCCGATATCCTGATATTGTTGTCCATCGAACACTGGCCGCAGCAATAGAAGCGGAGCAATTGTATATGATGGATAGAAGAATGTCTCTTAAAGTGAGGCCAGGGGAAGAAGGGACAAGGTGTTTCActggtatttgtttttgcaaagaTGTTGCAGAATCCGCAGAAGGCAAGGAAGCATTATCAGCTGCAGCATTAAAGCATAGAATTCCTTGCCCAGAGTTACTTTCACATGTTGCAGCTTATTGTAATGAGAGAAAGCTGGCTAGCAGGCATGTCAAGGATGCCTGTGATAAGCTGTACATGTGGGTTTCGGTGAAGAGGAAGGAG GTTTTATTGTCTGATGCCAGAGTTTTGGGTCTTGGTCCAAGGTTTATGTCCATTTATATCAACAAACTAGCT ATTGAACGGCGTATATATTATGATGAAGTTGAAGGCCTGACAGTGGAATGGCTTGAAGCCACATCGACACTGGTGCTAAATATACGCGCCTCCAAACGCTCAGTTAGGAGAGCAGGCTCGGGGTATTACAAGGCGCTTGGTGAGGTTGCATGGGTCATAAATCCTCATGATCATAACTTGGAACCTGACATGGAGAGTACCAAGGGATGTAGTGCAAGCCAGCATTCCGATGCCATTTTGAAATCTGAAATTGATCCTTCGGCTTTCCCTCTCACAGTGCGTCTTCTCTCAACAATCCCTGTTGCCCTTCATGCAATTGGCGGGGATGATGGGCCCCCTGATATTGGGGTGCGTCTATTCATGAGCTCATATTTTACCTAA
- the LOC133691041 gene encoding uncharacterized protein LOC133691041, with translation MAAGQENVKHLEECSVANALGTWVFSVAGALLAIPVGIKRKSFGPLVFFGTTGTMLDIIMGITQCEREHAERQAKLLEAQNSAGDASFTVTGSES, from the exons ATGGCAGCAGGGCAAGAGAATGTTAAGCACCTTGAGGAGTGCTCGGTTGCCAA CGCACTAGGTACATGGGTTTTCTCAGTTGCAGGAGCTTTGCTTGCGATTCCAGTTGGGATAAAACGAAAATCATTTGGACCTCTTGTGTTCTTTGGTACAACAGGTACAATGCTTGATATTATAATGGGGATTACTCAGTGTGAAAGAGAACACGCAGAACGCCAGGCAAAGCTACTAGAAGCCCAGAATTCTGCTGGGGATGCATCATTTACAGTAACAGGATCTGAGTCTTGA